In the Veillonellaceae bacterium genome, one interval contains:
- the holB gene encoding DNA polymerase III subunit delta': protein MQWNEIVGHDDNINALKAMLENGRVPHAMLFAGPEGVGKAAVANVFAAGLLCTGGGLKPCGDCPSCRRAQNMSHPDLVAVSPDGASIKIDQVRELQREIALAPYYGQRRVGIIDAAETMTTQAANSLLKTLEEPVGNTVFILLTSARQQLLDTIISRCRVLTFHALPNDVLSRALVGRGISSEQADAAARISGGRMGAALSLASEGGLAARDQAAEIVMALPNWSLKDVWDTAALFDKLDRQQALVLYKYMTLVLRDILIYLALQDNKLEFNVDIAGRLATAARNWSEQNLLVALEAVETARKALAANANIRLTSEALLIKLRDAAGEE, encoded by the coding sequence ATGCAGTGGAATGAAATCGTCGGTCATGACGATAATATTAATGCTTTAAAAGCTATGCTGGAAAATGGCAGAGTACCGCATGCAATGCTATTTGCCGGGCCGGAAGGTGTGGGAAAGGCGGCTGTTGCAAATGTATTCGCGGCCGGTCTATTATGCACTGGCGGTGGCTTAAAGCCTTGTGGAGACTGTCCGTCCTGTCGTCGGGCGCAGAATATGAGTCACCCTGACTTGGTGGCTGTGTCTCCCGACGGAGCGTCGATCAAAATTGACCAGGTTCGGGAATTGCAGCGGGAAATAGCGTTGGCCCCTTACTATGGCCAGCGGCGGGTTGGAATTATTGATGCTGCTGAAACCATGACAACGCAGGCCGCTAACAGCCTGCTTAAAACTTTGGAAGAACCGGTTGGCAATACGGTATTTATCCTGCTGACGAGTGCGCGCCAGCAGCTTTTAGATACAATAATTTCACGTTGTCGGGTTTTGACCTTTCATGCGTTACCGAATGATGTTTTGAGCCGAGCTTTGGTTGGCCGGGGAATCAGCAGCGAGCAAGCAGATGCGGCGGCCCGGATAAGCGGCGGCCGGATGGGGGCGGCTCTTAGTCTGGCAAGTGAAGGCGGCCTCGCTGCCCGTGACCAGGCGGCTGAAATAGTTATGGCGCTGCCTAACTGGTCGCTGAAGGACGTTTGGGATACTGCCGCGCTTTTTGACAAGTTAGACCGCCAACAGGCTTTGGTTTTATATAAATATATGACGCTAGTCCTACGGGATATTTTGATATATTTAGCCTTGCAAGATAACAAATTGGAGTTTAATGTTGATATTGCCGGGCGACTGGCAACTGCCGCTCGCAACTGGAGTGAACAAAACCTATTGGTCGCTCTTGAAGCGGTGGAAACTGCCAGAAAGGCACTTGCGGCCAATGCTAATATCCGCCTGACCAGTGAGGCGTTGTTAATAAAGCTGCGTGACGCAGCAGGGGAGGAATAA
- a CDS encoding DUF192 domain-containing protein has product MEVKNITKNILLADNAALANTFFSRLRGLLGTKRLEQGAGLIIKPCSSIHTFGMAYSIDVLFVDKNNCVLKAAGDIRPGRMAACSGSVYVIELPAGTAARTGTTAGDLIRLSIN; this is encoded by the coding sequence ATGGAAGTCAAAAATATTACTAAGAATATATTGTTGGCTGATAATGCTGCGCTGGCCAATACCTTTTTCAGCCGCTTGCGCGGGCTGCTTGGGACTAAAAGGCTTGAGCAGGGTGCTGGTTTGATTATTAAGCCCTGTAGCAGTATTCACACCTTCGGGATGGCCTATAGTATAGATGTTCTATTTGTTGATAAAAATAATTGCGTTTTAAAGGCTGCCGGCGATATCAGGCCTGGCCGGATGGCTGCCTGTTCAGGTAGTGTGTATGTCATCGAACTTCCAGCTGGCACTGCGGCTCGAACGGGTACAACAGCCGGAGATCTGATAAGGCTTAGCATAAATTGA
- a CDS encoding stage 0 sporulation family protein, with product MQTVVGVRFKKAGKVYYFDPGQVKITAGDFVIVETARGLEFGEVVIGPRDVPESEIVAPLKTVIRKATHQDQEKVKDNQAKEKEAFAICEQKIKTHNLPMNLVDVEYTFDVNKIIFYFTAEGRIDFRELVKDLAAVFRTRIELRQIGVRDEAKMMGGIGCCGRSLCCSTFLGDFEPVSIRMAKDQNLSLNPTKISGICGRLMCCLKYESDCYTQTCKKILPPTVGRSVITVEGEGKVVSINNNKKTAVIQLEQGKNVVVPWEEVVEKEGDE from the coding sequence GTGCAGACAGTTGTTGGTGTACGTTTCAAAAAGGCGGGAAAGGTATATTACTTTGACCCGGGCCAAGTTAAGATAACGGCCGGGGATTTTGTAATTGTAGAAACCGCACGGGGACTGGAATTCGGCGAGGTTGTAATCGGACCGCGCGATGTTCCTGAAAGTGAGATTGTAGCTCCATTAAAGACGGTTATTCGTAAAGCTACCCACCAGGACCAAGAAAAGGTCAAGGATAACCAAGCCAAAGAAAAAGAGGCATTTGCTATTTGTGAGCAGAAAATCAAAACTCATAATCTGCCGATGAATTTAGTCGACGTTGAGTATACTTTTGATGTTAATAAGATCATTTTTTACTTCACGGCCGAAGGTCGGATTGACTTTCGTGAGCTTGTTAAGGACCTAGCAGCTGTTTTTCGTACCCGTATTGAATTAAGGCAAATTGGTGTGCGCGATGAGGCCAAGATGATGGGTGGGATAGGCTGCTGCGGTCGATCGCTTTGCTGTTCAACTTTTTTAGGTGACTTTGAACCGGTGTCGATCCGAATGGCTAAGGATCAGAATTTATCGCTGAATCCTACCAAGATTTCCGGTATTTGCGGCAGGCTGATGTGTTGTCTGAAATACGAAAGCGATTGCTATACACAGACTTGTAAGAAAATCTTACCGCCTACAGTAGGCCGGTCAGTTATAACCGTGGAAGGCGAAGGTAAGGTTGTCTCAATAAATAACAACAAGAAAACTGCTGTTATTCAGCTTGAACAAGGCAAAAATGTTGTTGTTCCCTGGGAAGAGGTAGTGGAAAAAGAAGGCGATGAATAA
- a CDS encoding iron-sulfur cluster assembly scaffold protein, whose protein sequence is MYTQKVIDHFLTPQNIGNMADADSIGIAGDPSCGDHLKIFIKVNHGIIQDISFLVYGCTASVATSSMTTVLAKGKSLDEARKITQQDIIDALDGLPEQKQHCSNLGVSALRSAILNYQLQQTWI, encoded by the coding sequence CTGTATACTCAAAAAGTGATTGATCACTTTCTCACCCCTCAAAATATCGGCAATATGGCAGATGCCGACAGCATCGGAATCGCCGGCGATCCAAGCTGCGGCGACCATCTAAAAATTTTTATCAAAGTTAATCACGGAATAATACAAGATATAAGTTTTCTTGTTTACGGGTGCACGGCTTCGGTTGCCACAAGCAGTATGACGACTGTCTTGGCCAAGGGAAAGAGCCTCGATGAGGCAAGGAAAATTACACAGCAGGATATTATTGATGCGTTAGATGGTTTGCCGGAGCAAAAGCAACATTGCTCAAATTTAGGTGTATCTGCCCTGCGGTCGGCCATCCTCAATTATCAGCTGCAGCAGACTTGGATTTAA
- a CDS encoding aminotransferase class I/II-fold pyridoxal phosphate-dependent enzyme, translated as MQWTKQLETPLLAAMLNYVNDGVVPFHTPGHKQGKGMHASLEKIIGRDTLALDLALMEELDDFHEPHGCIKAAQDLAAELYDADHSFFVLNGTTGGIYAMILTIAGPGDKLIVPRNAHRSIIGGIILSGATPVFIQPEVDHELGLAMGVRAETVEAALKQHPDAKGVLIINPTYYGVATDLKKIVDLVHAHDMPVIVDEAHGPHLKFCDALPISALDAGADICAQSTHKIIGAMTQCSMVHCREDRINVPRLKAMLQLVQSTSPNYILMASLDIARMQMATEGSALIEKAVKLASWVRNEINKIPGLYSFGEDKIGNPGFYSFDATKVTVTVKGLGMRGAEAERILRHKYKVQVELSDMYNILFLITLGDSEQEARVLVNALRDMAANYARDCDFSELDACKNIPYPAAPEGVISPRDALFGNTCKAAFDKSAGLICAEIVTFYPPGIPLLCPGERISQEIIDYCRSLQRAGLHISGPEDYMLKTIKVVD; from the coding sequence GTGCAGTGGACTAAGCAGCTTGAAACCCCGCTGTTAGCGGCGATGCTAAATTATGTGAATGACGGCGTAGTACCATTTCATACGCCCGGTCATAAACAAGGCAAGGGTATGCATGCCAGTCTTGAGAAGATTATCGGTCGGGATACTTTGGCGCTTGACTTGGCGCTAATGGAAGAATTGGACGATTTCCACGAGCCGCATGGCTGTATTAAGGCAGCGCAGGATTTGGCTGCTGAGCTTTATGATGCCGATCATAGTTTTTTTGTTCTTAATGGTACAACAGGCGGTATTTACGCAATGATTCTTACGATTGCCGGTCCGGGGGACAAACTCATTGTGCCGCGCAACGCCCACCGCTCAATTATTGGCGGAATTATTTTAAGCGGCGCGACACCTGTCTTTATCCAGCCCGAAGTTGACCATGAACTTGGCCTGGCAATGGGGGTCCGTGCTGAGACAGTCGAAGCAGCACTTAAACAGCATCCTGATGCTAAAGGTGTTTTGATAATTAATCCAACCTATTACGGGGTTGCGACTGACTTGAAAAAAATTGTCGATTTGGTTCATGCTCACGATATGCCCGTAATTGTCGATGAAGCTCATGGGCCGCATTTAAAGTTTTGCGATGCACTGCCTATTTCGGCGCTTGACGCCGGCGCAGATATTTGTGCCCAGAGCACTCATAAAATTATTGGCGCTATGACGCAATGTTCGATGGTACATTGCCGGGAAGACCGGATAAATGTGCCTCGGCTAAAAGCTATGCTGCAGCTAGTTCAATCAACTAGCCCCAATTATATCCTAATGGCTTCGCTTGATATTGCCAGAATGCAGATGGCAACGGAGGGAAGTGCCCTCATCGAAAAAGCAGTGAAATTAGCTAGCTGGGTACGAAACGAAATTAATAAAATCCCCGGGTTATATTCGTTTGGTGAGGATAAAATCGGCAATCCCGGTTTTTATAGTTTTGACGCAACCAAGGTAACTGTTACTGTAAAAGGTTTAGGTATGCGCGGCGCTGAAGCGGAACGGATTCTGCGTCATAAATATAAAGTACAAGTCGAACTGTCTGATATGTATAACATTTTGTTTTTAATAACACTGGGAGATTCTGAACAAGAGGCTCGCGTTTTAGTTAATGCTCTGCGAGATATGGCCGCTAACTATGCCCGGGATTGTGATTTTTCTGAACTGGACGCTTGTAAAAATATTCCCTATCCGGCAGCGCCCGAAGGTGTTATATCACCGCGCGATGCCTTGTTCGGCAACACCTGTAAGGCAGCTTTTGATAAATCCGCCGGCCTAATTTGCGCTGAAATCGTAACTTTTTATCCTCCTGGTATACCGCTCTTATGTCCTGGTGAGCGGATAAGCCAAGAGATTATTGACTATTGCCGGAGTCTGCAGCGAGCCGGTCTTCACATATCAGGCCCCGAAGACTATATGCTGAAAACCATCAAGGTTGTCGATTGA
- a CDS encoding tRNA1(Val) (adenine(37)-N6)-methyltransferase — MNNKLLNPGERIDDLIINDLKLIQHEREFRFSLDAVLLAHFANIRHGASVVDLGTGTGVIGILLTALGAGKVTGLEINPRMADSAQRSVKLNRLEGRMQVINADFRQLKGILPPGQWDVVVANPPYWPVGQGLINPKDTIAAARHEVTATLADVVEAARYLVKYRGRFAMIHIPERMVEILSAMSQAGLEPKRLRLVYPAVDKKPNLMLVEGIRGGRPGLDVLAPLIIYDQNGNYTPDIIAYYPQQRK, encoded by the coding sequence ATGAATAACAAGCTGCTTAATCCTGGTGAACGAATTGATGACCTAATCATAAATGACTTAAAGCTTATTCAGCATGAGCGGGAATTTCGGTTCTCGCTCGATGCTGTCCTATTGGCCCATTTCGCCAATATTCGTCATGGGGCAAGTGTAGTCGATTTAGGGACAGGCACCGGTGTTATCGGCATTCTGCTAACGGCGCTCGGGGCAGGCAAAGTAACCGGGCTTGAGATTAACCCCCGAATGGCCGATTCGGCGCAGCGCAGTGTAAAGCTGAACAGGCTTGAAGGCCGCATGCAGGTAATAAATGCCGATTTTCGTCAGCTGAAAGGTATTCTGCCGCCGGGTCAGTGGGACGTTGTTGTAGCCAATCCGCCGTATTGGCCGGTAGGCCAGGGGTTAATTAATCCTAAAGACACAATTGCTGCTGCGCGGCATGAAGTGACTGCCACTCTTGCAGATGTAGTGGAGGCCGCCCGGTATCTGGTTAAATACCGGGGCCGATTTGCTATGATACATATTCCCGAACGCATGGTTGAGATACTTTCAGCCATGAGCCAAGCCGGGCTTGAGCCTAAGCGGCTCAGGCTAGTTTATCCGGCAGTGGATAAGAAGCCGAATCTTATGCTAGTGGAAGGCATCCGCGGCGGCAGACCCGGTCTTGATGTTCTGGCTCCGCTTATAATCTATGACCAAAATGGGAATTATACCCCGGATATTATCGCCTACTATCCCCAGCAAAGGAAGTGA
- the metG gene encoding methionine--tRNA ligase: MSKKSFYITTPIYYPSDRLHIGHAYCTTIADTVARYKRLAGYDVFFLTGSDEHGQKIQRKAQENNVTPIEYVDKIVASFQNLWAKLNISNNDFIRTTEQRHHHVVQAIFQKIYDQGDIYKSEYEGWYCTPCETFWLERQLTDGKCPDCGRAVELVKEESYFFRMSKYQDRLLKYIEETPDFIQPVSRRNEMINFIKNGLEDLCVSRTTFDWGIPVPFDTKHVVYVWFDALVNYITAAGYLDDREKFAKFWPADVHLVGKEIVRFHSIIWPVILMALDLPLPKQVYGHGWLVVEGDKMSKSKGNVIDPLGLIEEFGADAIRYYLLREITLGMDGNFSREALINRINADLANDLGNLLHRTLNMVGRFNNGVIEQPGECDSIDQELVKLARETGAMYEKMMESMDINGAIKQVWTLVSRTNKYIDETAPWALAKDPAKKDRLNTVLYNLAETLRIVAVLISPFMPVTAPKIWDQLGLTGFDQAALKDAQGWGRLPAGTKVNKAEPIFPRIEDKPAEETPKTAAAAPQPKAEVKAEQPVDQGMPEITIDEFAKMDLRVVKVVAAEKVKGADKLLMLTVDLGTEQRTIVSGIAKHYAPEELVGQNVVMIINLKPAKIRGIVSRGMVLAASCDDKLKVVSVPDMPAGSKVK, encoded by the coding sequence ATGAGTAAAAAATCATTTTACATCACTACCCCTATTTATTACCCCAGTGATCGGCTGCATATTGGTCATGCCTATTGTACAACAATTGCTGATACAGTAGCGCGCTACAAGCGATTGGCCGGCTATGATGTCTTCTTTTTGACCGGCTCGGACGAGCATGGTCAGAAAATTCAGCGCAAAGCCCAGGAAAACAATGTTACACCAATTGAGTATGTTGACAAAATTGTCGCCTCATTTCAGAACCTATGGGCTAAACTTAACATTTCCAATAATGACTTTATCCGGACAACCGAACAGCGGCACCATCATGTTGTTCAGGCTATTTTTCAAAAAATCTATGACCAAGGCGACATTTACAAATCGGAATATGAGGGGTGGTATTGCACCCCTTGTGAGACCTTCTGGCTGGAGCGTCAATTAACCGACGGCAAATGTCCTGACTGCGGACGGGCTGTTGAGCTTGTTAAAGAAGAAAGCTATTTCTTTAGGATGTCGAAATATCAGGACCGACTGCTTAAATATATTGAAGAAACCCCTGACTTTATCCAACCTGTTTCCCGGCGTAACGAAATGATTAACTTTATAAAAAATGGCCTTGAAGATCTTTGTGTTTCCCGGACTACTTTTGATTGGGGCATTCCCGTGCCCTTTGATACCAAACATGTAGTTTACGTATGGTTTGATGCGCTGGTCAATTATATAACAGCCGCCGGCTACCTAGACGACCGTGAGAAATTTGCAAAGTTCTGGCCGGCCGATGTACATTTAGTCGGTAAAGAAATTGTCCGCTTTCATTCCATCATCTGGCCGGTAATTCTGATGGCTCTTGACCTGCCACTGCCTAAGCAGGTATACGGTCATGGCTGGCTGGTTGTAGAAGGCGATAAGATGTCTAAATCTAAGGGTAATGTTATCGACCCGCTCGGTCTAATCGAGGAATTCGGCGCAGATGCGATAAGATATTATCTGCTGCGTGAGATTACGCTTGGCATGGACGGTAACTTCTCGCGCGAAGCCTTGATTAACCGAATAAATGCTGATCTTGCCAACGATTTGGGCAACCTGCTACACCGTACCCTTAATATGGTCGGCCGGTTTAATAACGGCGTTATTGAACAGCCGGGCGAATGTGATTCAATTGATCAGGAGCTTGTCAAATTGGCTCGCGAAACTGGCGCCATGTACGAAAAAATGATGGAAAGCATGGATATTAACGGCGCTATCAAACAGGTTTGGACGCTTGTCAGCCGCACTAATAAATATATCGACGAGACGGCTCCCTGGGCTTTGGCCAAAGATCCGGCCAAGAAGGACCGCCTAAACACAGTGCTTTACAACCTTGCTGAAACGCTTCGCATTGTTGCTGTCCTTATTTCGCCGTTTATGCCTGTTACGGCGCCTAAGATTTGGGATCAGCTTGGTTTAACAGGTTTTGATCAAGCCGCGCTCAAAGATGCTCAAGGCTGGGGCCGTCTGCCGGCAGGCACTAAAGTCAATAAGGCGGAGCCGATTTTTCCGCGGATTGAAGATAAACCTGCTGAAGAGACGCCGAAAACAGCTGCTGCCGCACCGCAGCCTAAAGCTGAAGTTAAGGCTGAACAGCCGGTCGATCAAGGTATGCCAGAAATCACCATTGATGAGTTTGCCAAAATGGATTTACGGGTCGTTAAAGTAGTAGCGGCCGAAAAGGTAAAGGGCGCCGATAAACTATTGATGCTTACCGTTGACCTTGGTACCGAACAGCGGACAATTGTTTCGGGAATTGCAAAGCATTATGCGCCCGAAGAACTTGTCGGACAGAATGTTGTCATGATTATCAATCTAAAGCCGGCCAAAATTCGCGGTATCGTTTCGCGCGGCATGGTTCTTGCTGCCTCCTGCGATGACAAGCTCAAAGTGGTGTCGGTACCTGATATGCCAGCTGGTAGCAAGGTGAAGTAA
- a CDS encoding DMT family transporter, with protein sequence MIIGSGILAMNWWNQGVSTVSPGRAAIFTNIIPLAAMALPVVLLHEHIGWREIVGGLWIIFGVYLTTRTTPQVQAA encoded by the coding sequence ATGATTATTGGCAGTGGTATTTTAGCCATGAACTGGTGGAATCAAGGCGTCTCGACAGTCAGCCCGGGCCGCGCGGCTATCTTTACTAATATAATTCCCTTAGCCGCCATGGCCTTACCAGTCGTATTGCTGCACGAGCATATCGGCTGGCGGGAAATCGTCGGTGGCCTATGGATAATCTTTGGTGTATACCTTACAACCCGCACGACACCGCAAGTTCAAGCGGCGTAG
- a CDS encoding dinitrogenase iron-molybdenum cofactor biosynthesis protein, whose translation MRIAITSHGQDKSSLIDPRFGRAEYLIIHDTQTGSWEAHISQNLVESNGTGIHAARNILELGAEMLITGHVGPKAFRILNANGLKVYSVGDTGDKLTADKIPALLTAGKLIKLNVPNAIDFKK comes from the coding sequence ATGAGAATAGCGATTACTTCCCACGGTCAAGATAAGTCTTCGTTAATCGACCCTCGTTTTGGGCGAGCCGAGTATCTTATAATTCATGATACTCAGACCGGCAGTTGGGAAGCCCATATCAGCCAAAATTTAGTCGAATCCAACGGAACAGGAATCCATGCGGCTCGAAATATTTTGGAGCTTGGGGCCGAAATGCTTATAACCGGTCATGTCGGCCCAAAAGCTTTTAGGATTTTAAATGCCAACGGGCTTAAGGTATATTCGGTCGGGGATACTGGCGACAAATTAACGGCTGATAAAATCCCGGCATTATTAACCGCTGGGAAGTTAATAAAATTAAATGTCCCAAATGCAATTGATTTTAAAAAGTAA
- a CDS encoding AbrB/MazE/SpoVT family DNA-binding domain-containing protein has translation MKSTGIVRKVDELGRVVIPIELRRTLAIEEKDALEIYVDNDRIILRKYEPACACVFCGNADEVTNFKGKNICHQCMESMVQTAI, from the coding sequence ATGAAATCGACTGGTATTGTAAGAAAAGTGGACGAGCTTGGCCGGGTGGTAATCCCTATCGAATTGCGCCGCACACTTGCCATCGAAGAAAAGGACGCTTTAGAAATCTATGTAGACAACGACCGCATTATTCTCCGAAAATACGAGCCGGCTTGCGCTTGCGTATTCTGTGGTAATGCTGACGAAGTAACTAACTTCAAAGGCAAAAACATTTGCCATCAATGCATGGAATCAATGGTTCAAACAGCTATCTAA
- a CDS encoding DUF134 domain-containing protein, producing the protein MVRPQKERQVEQLPTVTSYKPSGVPLKSIEEIVLNIEEMEAIRLSDVEQLDQASAAKRMGVSAPTFNRIVNAAHKKIATALWQGWALRIEGGNFRVVHRCKQGLRYFVCHECQHNWSLPYGTGQSAKDLDCPICQSSNISRDHTRS; encoded by the coding sequence ATGGTTCGACCACAAAAAGAACGCCAAGTGGAACAATTGCCGACAGTTACAAGTTATAAGCCATCAGGAGTTCCGCTCAAGAGCATAGAAGAAATCGTCCTGAATATCGAAGAAATGGAAGCAATACGCTTATCAGATGTTGAACAGCTTGATCAAGCTAGCGCCGCCAAGCGAATGGGAGTTTCAGCTCCAACGTTTAACCGGATAGTCAACGCCGCCCATAAAAAAATTGCCACAGCACTCTGGCAAGGCTGGGCTTTGCGAATTGAAGGCGGGAATTTTCGCGTAGTTCACCGGTGTAAGCAGGGCCTGCGTTACTTTGTTTGTCATGAATGCCAGCATAATTGGTCCCTTCCGTATGGAACCGGACAAAGCGCAAAAGACCTTGACTGTCCTATATGCCAGTCATCTAATATCAGCCGCGACCATACAAGGAGCTAA
- a CDS encoding guanylate kinase, with translation MGKIFCLMGKSSSGKDTIFKALKEDKDLNLKPIVPYTTRPQRANEVDGVDYCFIDQAALEDFCQAGKIIEQREYDTVKGKWYYATVNDGQVDLSKDNYLLIGTLPAYKSLQAYFGSNSIVPIYIEVEDAVRLERALNREKKQPQPNYNEMCRRFLADSSDFSSAKLAECNIIKCYYNNELDECIGKIKTDILNEISN, from the coding sequence ATGGGTAAAATATTCTGTTTGATGGGCAAGAGCAGTTCGGGAAAAGATACTATTTTTAAGGCGCTTAAAGAGGATAAGGACTTAAATTTGAAACCCATTGTTCCATATACTACTCGGCCGCAGCGGGCTAACGAAGTTGATGGTGTCGACTACTGCTTTATTGATCAGGCCGCACTGGAAGACTTTTGCCAGGCAGGTAAAATTATTGAACAGCGGGAATACGACACTGTCAAAGGTAAATGGTATTATGCTACTGTCAATGACGGACAGGTTGATCTCTCTAAGGATAACTATCTCCTGATTGGTACGTTGCCGGCATATAAAAGTTTACAGGCCTATTTTGGCTCGAACAGTATAGTGCCGATCTATATTGAGGTAGAGGATGCAGTCAGGCTTGAGCGGGCTTTAAATAGGGAGAAGAAACAGCCGCAGCCTAATTACAATGAAATGTGCCGCCGGTTTTTAGCTGACAGCAGCGACTTTAGCTCTGCTAAGCTAGCCGAATGCAATATTATAAAATGCTATTATAATAATGAACTTGATGAGTGTATTGGTAAAATCAAAACCGATATACTTAATGAAATCAGTAATTAG
- the rsmI gene encoding 16S rRNA (cytidine(1402)-2'-O)-methyltransferase gives MGIIPRILSPTIPSKGSDWLDEKTGTLYLCATPIGNLEDMTFRAINILKQVDLIGAEDTRHTIKLLNHFEIKTPLISYHEHNKAERGPELIDKLLSGQNVAIVSDAGMPGISDPGSDLVNLALEAGIKVTPVPGANAALAGLVCSGLDTRLFTFVGFLPKTTKKRRELISKLADNPYTLIFYESPHRLKTTLAELAAGLGDRQAAAARELTKKFEEFVRGSLMSLQQHFAENQPRGEFTLVVAGAGEEKVLEMAAEQDQLSPLEEVLNSIARGQNKKDAIRTVALKRGIPKREVYQAIIKYENTNQ, from the coding sequence ATGGGAATTATACCCCGGATATTATCGCCTACTATCCCCAGCAAAGGAAGTGATTGGTTGGACGAAAAAACCGGCACTTTATATCTATGCGCAACGCCGATTGGTAATCTCGAAGATATGACCTTTCGGGCAATCAATATTCTTAAACAAGTAGATCTTATCGGCGCTGAAGATACCAGGCATACTATAAAACTGCTCAATCATTTTGAAATCAAAACGCCACTAATTAGCTATCATGAACATAATAAGGCCGAACGCGGGCCGGAACTTATCGATAAATTGCTAAGCGGCCAGAATGTTGCCATCGTCAGTGATGCCGGCATGCCAGGGATATCCGACCCGGGGAGCGATTTAGTTAATTTAGCGCTCGAAGCCGGGATAAAGGTAACGCCGGTGCCTGGCGCCAACGCCGCCCTAGCAGGACTGGTCTGTTCAGGGCTTGATACACGGCTGTTCACCTTTGTGGGTTTTTTGCCAAAGACGACCAAAAAGCGCCGGGAGTTAATCAGCAAGCTAGCTGATAATCCGTACACCTTAATTTTTTATGAATCACCCCACCGCCTGAAGACTACGCTAGCTGAACTTGCTGCTGGGCTAGGTGATCGCCAAGCAGCCGCCGCGCGTGAACTTACTAAAAAATTTGAGGAATTCGTTCGCGGGTCATTGATGAGTTTGCAGCAGCATTTTGCTGAAAACCAGCCGCGCGGCGAATTTACGCTGGTTGTTGCTGGAGCTGGTGAAGAAAAAGTGCTGGAAATGGCGGCAGAGCAAGACCAACTGTCCCCGCTTGAGGAAGTGCTGAACTCGATAGCAAGAGGACAAAATAAAAAAGACGCCATCCGGACGGTGGCGCTCAAAAGGGGCATACCAAAAAGGGAAGTATATCAGGCGATTATTAAATATGAAAATACTAATCAATAA
- a CDS encoding YaaR family protein, with product MKINNLGAASPQPIIEHEVSGRVEKNVGFFAADLRQAEDGQSKERLNSLLDQITKQGKRLGQVPTYSELKTYRELVRRFVGEAVGRMYSLHSNAGWDRHGRQKMYTIIRQIDEKLAGLTEDVRQGQERQLEIMAKQDAIRGMLVDLYM from the coding sequence GTGAAGATTAACAATTTGGGAGCCGCCAGTCCGCAGCCGATCATTGAACATGAGGTTAGCGGCAGGGTTGAAAAAAATGTTGGCTTTTTTGCGGCTGATTTGCGTCAGGCTGAGGATGGTCAATCTAAAGAACGGCTTAATTCCTTGCTGGATCAGATAACAAAGCAAGGTAAGCGATTAGGTCAAGTACCGACGTATTCTGAGCTTAAGACATACCGCGAGCTTGTGCGGCGTTTTGTTGGTGAGGCGGTAGGGAGAATGTACAGCTTGCATTCTAATGCCGGCTGGGACAGGCATGGCCGGCAGAAAATGTATACTATTATCAGGCAGATCGATGAAAAACTGGCCGGTTTGACTGAAGATGTCCGCCAAGGCCAGGAACGTCAGCTTGAGATTATGGCAAAACAAGACGCCATTCGCGGAATGCTTGTAGATTTATATATGTAA